The region AATCAGAAAGGGAGAGATACACTACACTTTGGCTATGGTGGTGTTGATGCTTCTTATAAATTTAATATATCGAAAAGTTTTTCATTCATAGGAATGATGATGATTGGTGCCGGTCGTGTTGATTATGAAAACTTAGGCGGTAACGATTATTTTTTCATAGTGGAACCCGGAGTCTCGATCAGCTTTATGATAACTGAGTGGTTTGGTTTAAGTGCTTCGGCAGATTATCGTTTAGCAGCTGGGGTGAAATATGCTGATTTCTCCAACGCAAGTTTTAGCGGCTGGTCAACAGATTTAAGTTTTAAATTTGGATTTTAATCTTGCTGATAATTCTATTACATACTTTAGATTGGCAGTAAATAAAACCTCTGCCAATCTCTTGTATAATCAATAAACAAATATTCGTCAAAGAGCAATGTTAAGAGAAAGAGCATCAATTATTATTAGTGTAATTTCGGTAACGATCGTGCTTTTGGGTTTATTGTTATTGTTATTAGAATAGCATTGTTACCAAACAAATTTCAGGATGTCAGGATATCTGCTTCTTGTATTGTGATGGCGTTGTTCCAGTATGTTTCTTAAAGATTGTATTAAATGCAGATTTTGAATTAAAGCCGGAATCAAATGCAATTGCAATAAGACTGAAATTATCAGATTCTTTTTCTACCAGCCTTTGTTTTACTTCTTCTACTCTGTAGTGATTTATAAAATCATAAAAGTTTTTTTTGAGTCTGGTGTTTAAAACTTCTGAAAGATTGTGAGTTGAAATTGATAATTTATCAGCTAGCTGCCGTAATGTCAGCTCGCTATTTAAATACGGTTTGTCGGTTTCCATTATTTTGAGCAGCTTATTCAAATAATCAACTGCCTCTTCGTTTGTAAGACCGGATCTCTGATAACTTGTTCTTTCTGCCGGCTTTATGTTTGATTCAGTTGATTGTTTGTCATCAGGTCTTTGAATCGTACTGTCAAATATTTGGGGTTGTCGTAAACTCAGATATCCTATTGAATAAATCAGAATAGTTGCCGCTGTATAAATAAGATAATCCAGCTTTATATTTTTTCCGAAGAATATATTTACTATGTAGCTTATCACTACAACACCCCAAACAAAAATTAATCCCACGGTTAAATGACGGAGCCAGTTTAGATTGATGCGTTCGACGTTTGAAAATGAATTTCTGATTTTATTATTATAGACCCTTACAACCTTAATGGTCAGAAAGACGTAGATTATTCCATGAACTGGTTTCAAGTAGCTGATTATTTCAATTCCCGGCAACGATTTTACGGCTCCGGCTTTCATTAAAGCTAATTTGAATTCACTGCTTCTTAGATAAACAAACACAATTCCATAAATCACCACAAGAACAAATGGGATGAAGTGCAGATAATATTTTGGATTAAAATAATTATCGCCCGAACTTATTAATCTTGAATAGATGTAAAAGATGGGTCCGAATAAAAATGGGAAAGAGTAAGTAATTCCAATAAAATGAGGATACTCCTTGTAATATCCAAACATAATATAAGCTGAATTGAAGACATCAAAAGAAAGCGCAAGCATTGCAAATGCAAGAACAACATTGGCAGCACGATTAATTTTTTTAGTAAATAATAGTACTGATAACAATAAACCCTGAATCGTACCTAATATTAATATGTATTCAACTATCTTAATGCTGATAACTCCATTAAAATAACTTTAAAAAATTAATACTCTTTTTGCTGAAAACAATGAAAGTAAATAAGAATTATAATATTGAGGGATATCCGCAACTGGTTATAACAATTATATCCGCCGCATCCAAAATACAAGTCCGGATACCAGCTTGCATATCATCATAGGGAATAAATTAAACTAATTTCAATTATATACTATATGATTTTGCAAACGAGAGGGTTTGAATCTGTTTACCATATAAGCAGCAATCCGCTCTGCATTTGCAAGTATAGTTAAACTTGAGTTGACAGCAAGTGAAGTTGGAATTGCGGCTCCATCAGTAACAAATATTCCCGGATAGTCGAAAACTTCGCCATTTGAATTTACCACGCCATTATTTTTACTTTCAGCCATTCTGCAAGAACCAATCATATGAGAAGTTGTAAAAATAATACCATTTTCAGGAGCACCTTCAGCGTTAACATTTTCAATTTTCAAAACTTCACATCCGTTTCGCGAAAGTATTGAATTGAGCAAGCTTTTTGTCTGCTTATAATATTTACGTAACTCATCATCAATTGTAAGCTCGGTGGTAAAAGTGCTGCCGTTGCACTTGATTTCAGCAGAAGGTTTAGTGCATCCGAGTGCATACAAAACAATCATTCTTCTTCTGTAGAGTTTCATAAGATCAACATTATCCTTTCCCCACCATGATGAATTTTGTTTGCTGGTAATTCTGATTCTTGCATCGCTTGTAACCACCAGCGGTAAGGGTTTAGCAGAAGAAATAGTAATACCCATCGAATCAAAAAAATGATAGCTGATCATTCCCGGATGGGACATCCCGCTGAACATATCCCCTTCAATAAATCCTTCGGGTAAAAGACCTGCTGCTTTAACACTACCATTAAATGCTACATTTTTTCCAACATGAAAACTAAGAAAAGGCAGATATACTTTGGAGGCAAGAAGAAGTTTAGCAGTACCAATAGTTCCTCCTCCGAGTATTATAAACTTTGCTTTTATATCAAAATATTCTTTATCCTTTGTATTAAAACATCTTACTTCGTATCTGTTAGGAATTGCATCAGAATAATTTACATTTTTAGACTTCTGAACCTGATTTAGTATTGGTCGGATATATTTTGCTTCGATGCTGCATAAAATCTGCATTCCATTCTTTCGTGCTTCTGGTAAATAATTATAATGCAGAGATTGTTTAGCACCGAATATACAGCCTGATATACAATAACCGCTTCCCATACAATTCTTAACAGCATATCTTGCCCGGTCGCAGCTATAGCCTAAATTTTTCATAAGAAGTGAAAATGCCGCACCAGATTTCGGAATCCTGTCATTAGAGATTTGCTCTACATTTAGCATTTTTTCCGCTATGTCATAATAATGATCCATTTTACTTCTTGTGATATTTTCAGTCCAGTATTTTCTTCCGCTTTGATCTCTGAGATCAAAAATTTTGGACGGTGCTCTGAGCGAAACCATCTCATAAAATCCTGAGCCGCCTCCAAGAGCTTCAGCATATGTAAATTTTATATTGCCGCCAGATAATCCCTTGAGATATTCAAGAAAATATTTTGGATCCTGAGTTTGCTTAAAATCATTTTCAGGTTCTATATACTTTCCTTTTTCAATCATCAATACTTTAAAGCCGGCTTCTGATAATCTTAAAGCCGGAGCAGCAGCTCCAAAGCCGCTTCCAATAACCAGAACTTCTGTTTCTAAAGTTTCCATTTTATTTCCCTATAATTAAACGTAATTACCATTCAAGGTTAATTCATTTGAAAGATATACTGATGTGTTTGGATAAAACAATTCACTCTCTGTAAATCCGGTGTTACTGCCTTCAAAATCAATCAACTTACAGCCAGCACCATCATCATAGATTCCGCTGTAGTAAGAAACCTGAGTCATAAAGATGGCGGCGGTATATAATCTGTTGATCATTGAATCTCCGTTAAGCCCCTCCTGGATAACAACAGTTCTTTGTTCTTCGTTTAATAAGTAAAATTCTTCGGCGTCGAATAAATCCTTACTTTTTGTACAAAGATCTGAAATAAAAAATCCACAAAGGGGTTTGAACGAATAATATTCATCATAAAATATTTTAATCAGGTTGGGATCTTTTTCATCAGCACCTGGTATTACTGTGGTTACAAATGCGCTTAGGCTCAGCTCGTTGGTTTTGTTTTCACTTTTATATTTATCTGGATAGCAGCCTGTCAGATATTTGATTTGTGAGCATCCGGTTATTACAGCAGCAGCTGCCAGCGAAAAACTTCTAATAAATTTTTTACGGGTAATTCTTGTTTTAATTACCATTTCTTCTGATTGTTTAATTGTGCTCATCGCTTTATTTACTCTTCATTAATTCTTCCTGAGCAATTATCAAAAAGATAGGAGCGATATTTGTCAAAGAGTTGTAAAATACCGGTAAAAAATACTAAGAGGATTTTATGCAGCACTCTAAAATAACAGGTAGCCGCAACTTTCAAGTTGCGTTCTTATATCTATTCCTCAAGCTTCAGTCTGCGTTTAAAGTTAATTTCGGCAGACATAAAGTCTGTGGCTAACAATTTTCGGGCAAGCACACGATTGTGACGTTCACAAATAAATCGTTTCGGAATCGTAAAATCCTCTTTCAGGAATGCGATTGACTTTTATTTTTTTACCTGGGTTGTGTTTTAAGTGTTTGAGCTAAAAATAAATTTTAAATCAACTATATCTTAAAACAATTGGTGAAGACGAGGGATTGAGTAATTGTTCAAATATTAAATTGGAATATTATTATGGTAGTGAATGAGAAGTAATTTTTAAATTATGATTTTTTCCAGCCAGTACTAAAATTCAATTCTTTTATCATTTGAAAATTGTTGATGCACCGAATTTTAAAATCATTACAAACATCGGGGATATGACGATTTGCCCCCTGACTTTTTGGTTTGGAAGACTCTGTGGTCACTATACATCTATTCTCAATATCTCTAAGCGCATAAGATATTAAGAACGGATCCCGCCCTATTTTTTTTAACTGATCATCCGTTGGATTGGGAAGATAACCACCATACGTAATCCTGGCAACTAGGTCCTGTTCTGCTTGTTCTATAAAAAGTAAGGCATCTTTAACTTCTTTACTTGCAGCCCAATCAGCAAGTTC is a window of Ignavibacterium sp. DNA encoding:
- a CDS encoding outer membrane beta-barrel protein; this encodes MKNLIIAVFVFLLTAQISAQDLSLSQTGNINHNQFYVDLVGKTAALNSNWGLFGGMKAGYNINPNVSIGLAAFGMIPNHLGGSYINQKGRDTLHFGYGGVDASYKFNISKSFSFIGMMMIGAGRVDYENLGGNDYFFIVEPGVSISFMITEWFGLSASADYRLAAGVKYADFSNASFSGWSTDLSFKFGF
- a CDS encoding helix-turn-helix domain-containing protein gives rise to the protein MLSVLLFTKKINRAANVVLAFAMLALSFDVFNSAYIMFGYYKEYPHFIGITYSFPFLFGPIFYIYSRLISSGDNYFNPKYYLHFIPFVLVVIYGIVFVYLRSSEFKLALMKAGAVKSLPGIEIISYLKPVHGIIYVFLTIKVVRVYNNKIRNSFSNVERINLNWLRHLTVGLIFVWGVVVISYIVNIFFGKNIKLDYLIYTAATILIYSIGYLSLRQPQIFDSTIQRPDDKQSTESNIKPAERTSYQRSGLTNEEAVDYLNKLLKIMETDKPYLNSELTLRQLADKLSISTHNLSEVLNTRLKKNFYDFINHYRVEEVKQRLVEKESDNFSLIAIAFDSGFNSKSAFNTIFKKHTGTTPSQYKKQIS
- a CDS encoding GMC oxidoreductase yields the protein METLETEVLVIGSGFGAAAPALRLSEAGFKVLMIEKGKYIEPENDFKQTQDPKYFLEYLKGLSGGNIKFTYAEALGGGSGFYEMVSLRAPSKIFDLRDQSGRKYWTENITRSKMDHYYDIAEKMLNVEQISNDRIPKSGAAFSLLMKNLGYSCDRARYAVKNCMGSGYCISGCIFGAKQSLHYNYLPEARKNGMQILCSIEAKYIRPILNQVQKSKNVNYSDAIPNRYEVRCFNTKDKEYFDIKAKFIILGGGTIGTAKLLLASKVYLPFLSFHVGKNVAFNGSVKAAGLLPEGFIEGDMFSGMSHPGMISYHFFDSMGITISSAKPLPLVVTSDARIRITSKQNSSWWGKDNVDLMKLYRRRMIVLYALGCTKPSAEIKCNGSTFTTELTIDDELRKYYKQTKSLLNSILSRNGCEVLKIENVNAEGAPENGIIFTTSHMIGSCRMAESKNNGVVNSNGEVFDYPGIFVTDGAAIPTSLAVNSSLTILANAERIAAYMVNRFKPSRLQNHIVYN
- a CDS encoding DUF4411 family protein; translated protein: MKKYSSLYLLDANTLIDAKRDYYPISRVPEFWEWLVYQGQQGKIKIPIEVYEEFSDTRDKDGEMDELADWAASKEVKDALLFIEQAEQDLVARITYGGYLPNPTDDQLKKIGRDPFLISYALRDIENRCIVTTESSKPKSQGANRHIPDVCNDFKIRCINNFQMIKELNFSTGWKKS